A section of the Cinclus cinclus chromosome 27, bCinCin1.1, whole genome shotgun sequence genome encodes:
- the LAD1 gene encoding ladinin-1, with product MSFSRRNWSDLSSLARQRTLEDEEEQQRERRRRHRNLLSSTSTDEEPASPVKDTSPAASRSPSLLKPQSLEDGEEQKPSEVLNAQEGRRTRCLPPVCEKLRQEKEAGVEESCPERGPQPWGKQESSRAAERAQEAAKGRGDLPGDKNLEPASERKVVVRARLQDKDQGVWTPRGEQRKEAKEPPEVGSCRLREVKILTRVGNCSTEEKTSAVTSSPEQQQPSRNPSKQVIQLSPPQDEPAEKPDPSSTHVTFSSSIRRASPRTVSFRIISRNQKESQSPLTRSASLRIPGSNSTIGEKLEKYNSAVQRSEGVKSSVPVQKSRLLSSEGVASKRNFFEGSAPSKAEPAALRKDSLKIPGSVTSRINLWISRAQEPAKEENSKEIRRINSLAKRDIWIKQPGDTSGDTKCSIPSSEQRLREPGRSCLAGSAPALVTALPYQRPGPEPFPDPAGSPRSPAAPALSTLMGAQVARVDFGCPGSREVSQIPVPCSSAGDRRDVTPTASLALDLWQPRGWVSGGMLLYPVKQDWSRDMTHFWSKRWERRAPRLGSLEESRGLTQPEICEQPALS from the exons ATGTCCTTTAGCAGAAGGAACTGGTCCGATCTCTCCAG CCTGGCCAGGCAGAGGACCctggaggatgaggaggagcaGCAAAGAGAGCGCCGGCGAAGGCACCGGAACTTGCTGTCGTCCACATCCACGGATGAGGAACCTGCCAGCCCTGTCAAAGacaccagcccagctgccagcag ATCTCCATCCCTGCTGAAGCCGCAGTCTCTGGAGGATGGGGAGGAGCAAAAGCCCTCGGAGGTGCTGAATGCACAAGAAGGGAGAAGGACGAGGTGCCTCCCGCCTGTGTGTGAAAAACtgaggcaggagaaggaggcagGGGTGGAAGAAAGCTGCCCAGAGAGAgggccacagccctgggggaaGCAGGAAAGCAGCCGGGCTGCAGAGCGGGCTCAGGAGGCAGCTAAGGGCAGAGGGGATCTGCCAGGAGACAAAAACCTGGAGCCAGCATCTGAGAGGAAGGTGGTGGTGAGGGCACGGCTCCAGGACAAAGACCAAGGAGTGTGGACTCCTCGgggggagcagaggaaggaggcGAAGGAACCACCAGAGGTGGGGAGCTGCCGGCTCCGGGAGGTGAAGATTCTCACCAGGGTGGGAAACTGcagcacagaagagaaaacctcagcagTGACCTcatctccagagcagcag cagccaTCCAGGAATCCCTCAAAGCAGGTAatccagctgtcccctccccaagATGAGCCTGCAGAAAAGCCAGACCCTTCTTCAACTCATGTCAccttcagcagctccatccGACGGGCCAGCCCACGAACCGTCTCCTTTCGG ATCATCTCCAGGAACCAGAAAGAGAGCCAAAGCCCTCTCACAAGGAG TGCGAGTCTGAGGATCCCAGGCAGCAATAGCACCATTGGGGAGAAGCTGGAAAAGTACAACTCGGCGGTGCAG CGCTCGGAGGGGGTGAAATCCTCCGTGCCTGTCCAGAAGAGTCGCCTGCTCTCCTCGGAGGGGGTGGCGAGCAAGCGCAACTTCTTCGAGGGAAGCGCTCCCAGCAAGGCGGAGCCGGCGGCTCTCAGGAAG GACAGCCTGAAGATCCCAGGATCGGTGACATCCCGCATTAATCTGTGGATCAGCCGAGCTCAGGAGCCTGCCAAGGAGGAAAACAGCAAG GAAATCCGGAGAATCAACAGCCTGGCAAAGCGAGACATCTGGATAAAGCAGCCTGGAGACACGTCTGGAGACACCAAG TGCAGCATCCCGAGCTCGGAGCAGCGGCTGAGGGAGCCGGGTCGGAGCTGCCTGGCAGGGTCTGCTCCTGCACTGGTGACAGCGCTGCCTTATCAGCGTCCCGGCCCCG AGCCTTTCCCAGACCCCGCCGGCTCCCCGCGCTCCCCGGCAGCACCGGCGCTCAG CACCTTGATGGGTGCCCAGGTAGCTCGGGTGGATTTTGGCTGCCCTGGTTCCAGGGAAGTCTCCCAGATCCCCGTTCCCTGCTCGTCTGCAGGGGACCGCAGGGACGTGACGCCCACggccagcctggccctggatCTCTGGCAGCCCAGGGGGTGGGTTAGTGGTGGGATGCTCCTGTACCCTGTCAAGCAGGACTGGAGCAGGGACATGACCCATTTCTGGAGCAAACGGTGGGAAAGGAGAGCTCCACGTCtgggcagcctggaggaaagcaGAGGATTAACTCAGCCCGAGATCTGTGAGCAGCCAGCCCTGAGCTAA
- the TNNT2 gene encoding troponin T, cardiac muscle isoform X2, protein MSDTEEVTEEYEQEQEEECVEEEEEEWIEEDDGQEEQVEEAEEETQETKAEEQEDETKAAGEGGEGDREQEPGEGESKPKPKVFMPNLVPPKIPDGERLDFDDIHRKRMEKDLNELQALIEAHFESRKKEEEELLSLKDRIEQRRAERAEQQRIRSEREKERQARVAEERARKEEEEARKRAEEEARKKKAFSNMLHFGGYMQKSEKKGGKKQTEREKKKKILSERRKPLNIDHLSEDKLRDKAKELWQNIHDLEAEKFDLQEKFKRQKYEINVLRNRISDHQKVKGSKGARGKTMVGSRWK, encoded by the exons ATGTCAGACACAGAGGAGGTCACCGAGGAGTATGAACA GGAGCAGGAAG AGGAGTGCGTGGAGGAAG AAGAGGAAGAATGGATAGAGGAAGACGATG GTCAGGAAGAGCAGGTAGAGGAGGCGGAGGAGGAGACCCAAGAAACCAAGGCAGAAG AACAAGAAGATGAAAcgaaagcagcaggagaag GTGGAGAGGGAGACCGAGAGCAGGAGCCTGGGGAAG GTGAATCGAAGCCAAAACCCAA GGTCTTCATGCCCAACCTGGTGCCTCCCAAGATCCCAGATGGCGAGAGACTGGATTTTGAT GACATTCACCGCAAGCGCATGGAGAAGGACCTGAATGAGCTGCAGGCCCTCATTGAAGCCCACTttgagagcaggaagaaggaggaagaggagctccTGTCCCTCAAGGACAGGATT GAACAGCGGCGAGCGGAGCGGGCAGAGCAGCAGCGGATCCGCAGTGAGCGGGAGAAGGAGCGCCAGGCCCGCGTGGCC GAAGAAAGAGCTCgcaaggaggaagaggaggcacGGAAGAGGGCAGAGGAGGAGGCTCGGAAGAAGAAGGCATTCTCCAATATGCTGCACTTCGGCGGTTACATGCAGAAG TCAGAGAAAAAGGGTGGGAAGAAGCAAAcggaaagggaaaagaagaagaagatccTCAGTGAGCGACGGAAGCCCCTGAACATCGACCACCTCAGCGAGGATAAGCTGAG gGACAAGGCCAAGGAACTGTGGCAGAACATCCATGATCTGGAGGCTGAGAAATTTGACCTGCAGGAGAAGTTCAAGCGGCAGAAATATGAG ATCAATGTCCTTCGAAACCGCATCAGTGACCACCAGAAAGT CAAAGG ATCCAAGGGTGCCCGTGGGAAGACCATGGTGGGCAGCCGTTGGAAGTAG
- the TNNT2 gene encoding troponin T, cardiac muscle isoform X1, whose product MSDTEEVTEEYEQEQEEECVEEVIPNQKLQGAREQHCWIHPAPYSTGQEEQVEEAEEETQETKAEEQEDETKAAGEGGEGDREQEPGEGESKPKPKVFMPNLVPPKIPDGERLDFDDIHRKRMEKDLNELQALIEAHFESRKKEEEELLSLKDRIEQRRAERAEQQRIRSEREKERQARVAEERARKEEEEARKRAEEEARKKKAFSNMLHFGGYMQKSEKKGGKKQTEREKKKKILSERRKPLNIDHLSEDKLRDKAKELWQNIHDLEAEKFDLQEKFKRQKYEINVLRNRISDHQKVKGSKGARGKTMVGSRWK is encoded by the exons ATGTCAGACACAGAGGAGGTCACCGAGGAGTATGAACA GGAGCAGGAAG AGGAGTGCGTGGAGGAAG TTATCCCAAACCAGAAGCTGCAGGGAGCCAGGGAACAGCACTGCTGGATTCACCCTGCCCCTTATTCCACAGGTCAGGAAGAGCAGGTAGAGGAGGCGGAGGAGGAGACCCAAGAAACCAAGGCAGAAG AACAAGAAGATGAAAcgaaagcagcaggagaag GTGGAGAGGGAGACCGAGAGCAGGAGCCTGGGGAAG GTGAATCGAAGCCAAAACCCAA GGTCTTCATGCCCAACCTGGTGCCTCCCAAGATCCCAGATGGCGAGAGACTGGATTTTGAT GACATTCACCGCAAGCGCATGGAGAAGGACCTGAATGAGCTGCAGGCCCTCATTGAAGCCCACTttgagagcaggaagaaggaggaagaggagctccTGTCCCTCAAGGACAGGATT GAACAGCGGCGAGCGGAGCGGGCAGAGCAGCAGCGGATCCGCAGTGAGCGGGAGAAGGAGCGCCAGGCCCGCGTGGCC GAAGAAAGAGCTCgcaaggaggaagaggaggcacGGAAGAGGGCAGAGGAGGAGGCTCGGAAGAAGAAGGCATTCTCCAATATGCTGCACTTCGGCGGTTACATGCAGAAG TCAGAGAAAAAGGGTGGGAAGAAGCAAAcggaaagggaaaagaagaagaagatccTCAGTGAGCGACGGAAGCCCCTGAACATCGACCACCTCAGCGAGGATAAGCTGAG gGACAAGGCCAAGGAACTGTGGCAGAACATCCATGATCTGGAGGCTGAGAAATTTGACCTGCAGGAGAAGTTCAAGCGGCAGAAATATGAG ATCAATGTCCTTCGAAACCGCATCAGTGACCACCAGAAAGT CAAAGG ATCCAAGGGTGCCCGTGGGAAGACCATGGTGGGCAGCCGTTGGAAGTAG
- the TNNT2 gene encoding troponin T, cardiac muscle isoform X3 — MSDTEEVTEEYEQEQEEECVEEGQEEQVEEAEEETQETKAEEQEDETKAAGEGGEGDREQEPGEGESKPKPKVFMPNLVPPKIPDGERLDFDDIHRKRMEKDLNELQALIEAHFESRKKEEEELLSLKDRIEQRRAERAEQQRIRSEREKERQARVAEERARKEEEEARKRAEEEARKKKAFSNMLHFGGYMQKSEKKGGKKQTEREKKKKILSERRKPLNIDHLSEDKLRDKAKELWQNIHDLEAEKFDLQEKFKRQKYEINVLRNRISDHQKVKGSKGARGKTMVGSRWK, encoded by the exons ATGTCAGACACAGAGGAGGTCACCGAGGAGTATGAACA GGAGCAGGAAG AGGAGTGCGTGGAGGAAG GTCAGGAAGAGCAGGTAGAGGAGGCGGAGGAGGAGACCCAAGAAACCAAGGCAGAAG AACAAGAAGATGAAAcgaaagcagcaggagaag GTGGAGAGGGAGACCGAGAGCAGGAGCCTGGGGAAG GTGAATCGAAGCCAAAACCCAA GGTCTTCATGCCCAACCTGGTGCCTCCCAAGATCCCAGATGGCGAGAGACTGGATTTTGAT GACATTCACCGCAAGCGCATGGAGAAGGACCTGAATGAGCTGCAGGCCCTCATTGAAGCCCACTttgagagcaggaagaaggaggaagaggagctccTGTCCCTCAAGGACAGGATT GAACAGCGGCGAGCGGAGCGGGCAGAGCAGCAGCGGATCCGCAGTGAGCGGGAGAAGGAGCGCCAGGCCCGCGTGGCC GAAGAAAGAGCTCgcaaggaggaagaggaggcacGGAAGAGGGCAGAGGAGGAGGCTCGGAAGAAGAAGGCATTCTCCAATATGCTGCACTTCGGCGGTTACATGCAGAAG TCAGAGAAAAAGGGTGGGAAGAAGCAAAcggaaagggaaaagaagaagaagatccTCAGTGAGCGACGGAAGCCCCTGAACATCGACCACCTCAGCGAGGATAAGCTGAG gGACAAGGCCAAGGAACTGTGGCAGAACATCCATGATCTGGAGGCTGAGAAATTTGACCTGCAGGAGAAGTTCAAGCGGCAGAAATATGAG ATCAATGTCCTTCGAAACCGCATCAGTGACCACCAGAAAGT CAAAGG ATCCAAGGGTGCCCGTGGGAAGACCATGGTGGGCAGCCGTTGGAAGTAG